The nucleotide sequence ataataataataataataataataataataataataataataattctagagaTGAAAATACTCTTGTATGAAGATAACGAATAAGAAAATGCAGATTATTTAGGAAATACTTAAAAAAGTAAGAAAACTGTATTTTCTAATAAAGTTTTTTCCTCAAGTGTTTTTAACAGCAGATTCAAACCACGGAAGTTTTAAACCTTGCAAAgatattcattaattattttctttagcgAGATATTTTGCTTAGAAGCGATAACTATCTCATAACGATCATGAGGTTGTTATGTCAGTGTAGTGAAATTTACTGAATTTTCCTTTAAGcagtaaataaaaatatgaaatgttgTTTATTCATTATTACCAATAAAATTACGATTCCGTTTTGAATCTTATCAGATTTACTAAatatcatgtgaataataaaaaaaaatacattgaaatctcAAAATAGTAAAATATACGAAAACTAGTAAGAGTAATCGGTTATTTCAggcctccgccaatgaagattgtcaaaattttactcaagtctacggaccaagctttccatttttcatattttgactgtgtgtatattatatacatacatacatatatatatatatatatatatatatatatatatatatatatatatatatatatatgcattatatacttataaatatacataatttatttctatgtatatgtataaatatatatacaaatacattcatatatatatatatatatatatatatatatatatatatatatatatgtatgtatgtatgtatatatatatatatatatatatatatatgcactcacacacatacacacaagcatatatatatgtatatatacatatatatatttacacgagtTCTATGAAAAAAGAAAGTTTAAAGGGACAATTTAACCAAGTAcagtatttttgggtgagatagccatgtcgtcctgatggaaggttcctataagtagcttccaagggatatatgaactacagtgatattcccagagaatttacctttaggtctccagaattctaactcctggagcgaatatccttaacattctcttaaggatatatgTAGTTTCAGTAATGAACAATGAATGTCATAATCAATGGCTCAATTCAACAATTTTACCCATCGTGAAAAATCGTTGTCATAAACATTTTTTTGTTCATTGGACAAACATTTTTGAAAGGACAGAAAAAAACATGTCTGCAAGGggataatgaaaatttatttatatcttttagaTAATGAGAAACAATATTCCTTCTGTGTCATGATGTGAAGACCATCTCTATTTGTTCAAAGTTAAAGAAGAGTTTCTTGTTACTTCGGGCTCTGGTTAGCAAGAGTTGCCAGGTTGGGCTTTTTCGGGCCAAACCCCTCAATTGTGGCATATTTccgtgccaaatatctcaatttgacctttttgaaattgattggccataaatgcaatatttttgtcctttttctactaatggttttgaccttttaaaACTCCTGTTGCTTAAAAGGTGGCCTTTTCTCAttaagaaaacctggcaactctacTGGGTAGTCGCTGTGAGCTTTCCTTGCAGTATTTCCAAGCAAAAGAGGAAGAGGCTGACGATATATCCAGTTGCAAGGGCGACAAACATACCCTGTTTTCGGAAAAGATAATCCATTTTAGAAAACTGAAAATATCACCTACTGCTCCTAAAATAATGATGCATTTAGTTAATGGTCTCTCGATTTCAAAGGCTTGCTGAATTAGCTTCCTAACCTCACATAactgttaaaatttgcattaaaaacggtgaaaatccttgcataaatgttgccagacatttaccgtttaaaaaacggatatattgacgtaaaggagtgatattacggtcaccaattcgtataagataataacaaagtatggtaaaataacggtcacctgtattttactgaagtacggctaagaacggtatatttttactgagaatttccgattaaaataataataataataataataataataataataataataataataataataataataataataataataataataatgataataataacgacaacttccCACCTACCCAGGTATTCATCAGAGACAGCGCCGAATTAACGTAGATTTTCGACGGCGGGTTCCTGCAGGACTTAGGATTCGTCATGGTACTCTCTAGCCAGTGAGAGTAGAGGCCGCCCTCAACGGCAGCTCTTATCCTATAATAGGTGTATAACTAAGTggtataaactagtgtacgcgacccgtcaaaattgatggctaaatatctagctcagcgtggctgtatatatatatatatatatatatatatatatatatatatatatatatatatatatatatacagtatgtatatgtatgtacagtatatatacagtatataattatttatatatatatatatatatatgtgtgtgtgtgtgtgtgtgtatatatatatatatatatatatatatatatatatatatatatatatatatatatatatactgtatatatatacatatatatatgtatatatacacacacacacatatatatatatatatatatatgtgtgtatatatgtgtacagtatatatatataattatatatatatgtatatatatatatatatatatatatatatatatatatatatatatatatatatatttaacgggaAGAGTTcaacgggaatatatatatatatatatatatatatatatatatatgtatatatatatttgtatatatatatatatatatatatatatatatatatatatatatatgtacagtatatatatataattatatatatatatgtatatatatatatatgtgtgtgtgtacagtatatatatataattatatatatatatatatatatatatatatatatatatatttatatatatgtatatatatatatatatatatatatatatatatatatatatatatttatatatatatatatatatatatatatatatatatatacaggtatatatgtgtgtgtatatagtcatACACTTGCTTATTATAACATAAGGTAGATGAGAGGTTAAGTATTAAGATAGCAAAAGCACAATTGAACATCTTCAAATGAATCTTTACTCTATTCCAAGCGAAAGGTTATAAACATAAACTTCTCTCCTTATAAGATAAGCAAAATGATAaaactgtttacagaaatattcgattatatattttacaatatacaaTAAAAGAATTCTTCTTTTACCCTTCATTAATGGGTCCTCGAAGTGGGCTGTATTTCGGGAGCATCAAGGAGAAAGCCATTGGGATGAGCATCTCTCTCGAGAAGTAGAATTTGCAACTTCctgaaataatggaaatgagactaTTCGTGTTACCTGATACAGCATTAGGGATCGTCCGAAACATTTGAAAAGGGTCTAtttcaaaaaatagaaaatataaaaaaagtttttagtAAGCGCAATAgcttagtatttatttatttatctatttttcttttttagaaaagggTCTATTTCAAgaataaataggaaataaaaaaatcagTAAGAGCAATAGCTTAATATTTTTTGAAAAGGGTCTATTTCAAgaataaataggaaatataaaaaaggttTTAGTCAGCGCAATAGCTTAGTATTTTTTGGAAAGGGTCTATTTCAagaagaaataggaaatataaaaaaggttTTAGTGAGCGCAAtagcttagtatttttttttttagaaagagtcTATTtcaagaaataggaaatataaaaaaaaagtttttagtgaGCACAATAgcttagtattatttttttcttttttagaaaagggTCTATTTCAagaagaaataggaaatataaaaaaggttTTAGTGAGCGCAAtagcttagtattttttttttttttttagaaagagtcTATTtcaagaaataggaaatataaaaaaaaagtttttagtgaGCACAATAgcttagtattatttttttcttttttagaaaagggTCTATTTCAagaagaaataggaaatataaaaaaggttTTAGTGAGCGCAAtagcttagtattttttttttttagaaagagtcTATTtcaagaaataggaaatataaaaaaaaagtttttagtgaGCACAATAgcttagtattatttttttcttttttagaaaagggTCTATTTCAagaagaaataggaaatataaaaaaggttTTAGTGAGCGCAAtagcttagtatttttttttttttttagaaagagtcTATTtcaagaaataggaaatataaaaaaaaagtttttagtgaGCACAATAgcttagtattatttttttcttttttagaaaagggTCTATTTCAagaagaaataggaaatataaaaaaggttTTAGTGAGCGCAAtagcttagtatttttttttttttttagaaagagtcTATTtcaagaaataggaaatataaaaaaaaaagtttttagtgaGCACAATAgcttagtattatttttttcttttttagaaaagggTCTATTTCAagaagaaataggaaatataaaaaaggttTTAGTGAGCGCAAtagcttagtatttttttttttttagaaagagtcTATTtcaagaaataggaaatataaaaaaaatgtttttagtgAGCACAATAgcttagtattatttttttcttttttagaaaagggTCTATTTCAagaagaaataggaaatataaaaaaggttTTAGTGAGCGCAAtagcttagtattttttttttttttttagaaagagtcTATTtcaagaaataggaaatataaaaaaaaagtttttagtgaGCACAATAgcttagtattatttttttcttttttagaaaagggTCTATTTCAagaagaaataggaaatataaaaaaggttTTAGTGAGCGCAAtagcttagtattttttttttttttttagaaagagtcTATTtcaagaaataggaaatataaaaaaaatgtttttagtgAGCACAATAgcttagtattatttttttcttttttagaaaagggTCTATTTCAagaagaaataggaaatataaaaaaggttTTAGTGAGCGCAAtagcttagtattttttttttttttagaaagagtcTATTtcaagaaataggaaatataaaaaaaaagtttttagtgaGCACAATagcttagtattattttttttcttttttagaaaagggTCTATTTCAGgaagaaataggaaatataaaaaaggttTTAGTAAGCGCAATAGCTTAGTATTTTTTGAAAAGGGTCTATTTATagaagaaataggaaatataaaaaagtttttagTGAGCGCAATAACTTAGTATTTTTGTTTAGAAAAAGGgtctttttcaagaaaaaaatagaaaatataataaacgtTTTAGTGAGCGCAATAGCTTAGTAATTTTTAGAAAAGGGTCTATTTCAAgaataaataggaaatataaaaaaggttTTAGTGAGCGCAAtagcttagtatttttttttttagaaaagggtCTATTTAGAGAAGAAATGGGCAatataatatcattttttttttttaagcgcaaTAACTCAGTATTTTTTCACTCGTACCTTTGTCCATGAAATCTTCCGTAAGGAACATCTTCATTGCAAGACCTGGGTGAAGCAGAACATGGTCACCTCTGGACACGAGTCTGTCGACGGTACCGACATACTCCTGAGGGGATATGTACGTAATTCGTCCTTTCTGACCAGCTTCGTACACTTCCTTGAATATGCCGGACTCGGCCGCCTGTTGGAAAATtatcagcaattattattattattattattattattattattgttactactactactacttgctaagctacaacccaaaaagtaaaagcagattgctataagcccaggggccccaataaggaaaaatattattatcattatcattatcattattattattattattattattattattattattattgttactactactactacttgctaagctacaacccaaaaagtaaaagcagattgctataagcccaggggccccaacaaggaaaaatattattatcattatcattattattattattattattacttgctaagctacaaccttagttgtaaaagcagattgctataagcccaggggccccaacagggaaaaatagtccagtgaggaaaggaaacaagtaaaaataaaatattttaggagcagtaacaacattgaaataaatatttcctatataactataaaaactttaacaaaacaggaggaagagaaattagatagagcagtgtgccaaagtataccctcaagcaagagaactccaacccaagacagtggaagaccatggtacagcggctatggcactacccaagactagagaacaatggtttgattttggagtgtccttctcctagaagagctgcttaccatagctaaagagtttcttctacccttaacaagaggaaagtggccactgaacaattacagtgcagtagttaacccccttgggtgaagaagaattgtttggtaatctcagggttattaggtgtatgaggacagagaagaattgtcaagaatatgctagactattcggtgtatgtgtaggcaaagggaaagtgaaccgtaaccagagagatggatccaatgtagtactgtctggctagtcaaaggatcccataactctctagcagtaggatctcaatgggtagctaataccctggccaacctgctatcaTTTATGAACGTTTAATAAGGTTATTCAGATGTCTTCATGTTTGGGATACCTGAACTGTGACATAGTACTTAATCTGATTAATTTTTATTGCAAAAGTCGATGGCTGCGTTGCCAAACCTCAAAAAACTGGGTGTAGGCGGTGTTGCCAAACCAAATGACAAACCATTTTCGTACAATCCTCAAAACAGCTGGGTGTAAGCGTTGTAGCCAAACCAAATCACAAACCATTTTCGTACAAACCTCAAAAAACTGGGTGTAGGCGGTGTTGCCAAACCAAATCATAATGGCTTTAGGGTCATGCAGCACAGCCCTCAAAGAATGGTATGGCTCCGGCACGCGTCGCAATGCCAAAAGAGAAAACAAGGTGGCACTGTAGGCCTCTATAAGCACCAGAACTGTCAGCAACCATGCTCCGAATAGCAGTTTTTCCCATATATTGTCTGTTCTCTCTCGTATGTCTGAGAAAAAAAAGGACTTAATGAATATTCTGAGCTCATTGGCACACGCTTAAATATCCACCATAAGATGCCAATAGACCATTTGCTTACATATCTTTTCTTTAGTTAGAACATATTTACCTTGCATCAGTAACGCCCTAATGTACATGCTAATAGACATTTTAGGCGAAAGTGACATCGAATCCCACATAATCTTAGAAAGGATAGTCACTATGACAAAAATCGCTAGCAACGTTGCGAAAGTTGCCGCCCACACAGAGGGCGCTAGTGGCATGACGAAGCTCCACGGGTTGGCCTCTGTGCTGCCTCTTCTTCCTAAAATTCGAATGTACTTCACCATCAAGGTGTCGCAGTAGTCTATGACGAGGGCTCGGTTGAAGAGGACGACTGCTGGGCCGATGGAGAGGTCGACTTCCTATTCAAACCAGAAAATAGAAATAATCAAGTTTCATTAGAAGTTGGTAATTTATGACTTTAACGTACAAGGGAGTCTCTGTTACTCTGTACAAGCGAGTCTCTGTTACataagataaatatttacaaattttatgtaagttttaatttaaaattgtattgtttcttttattatcaCTTTAGGTAGCACCGAtggtgacatttgaaatgtcgaaacgattgtaataaatatgtatgtggcgacATAAGTATTTATGTTTCTCCATCAGAGCAGTTGTTACACAAATGATTTTAGTAATGAATGTTAGATAGGGAATATGTAATGCACTGAAATATTCTCTAGTTTGTGGATATGAAGGAGTTGGaagactatcagataagatccaagaaagtagactgagatatGGTCGTGTCATGAGAGGAGAtgagcagtatattgggaggagagtgattgaAATGGAGGTAGGCTAtatggaacgagaaggagagggagaccaaagcgaaggtggatggactgtatcaaggatgaccttcgatcaaagggattaaccggtgatgaagtgtgggacagaggtagatggagaaagctgaccagaaacatcgacaccacatagaagtgggaaaaggtgtagaaaaagaagaagaagaagattcatctAGATATTATGATATAGATTAAATGGATAAAATAATGGCGAGAGATGGAGATAATGGCAAGATAGCGTGTATGTAAGGCGACAGAGGTATACAcaaaatttttgaaagaaaatgggACTAAATATGATACATATAATAGCAATAGTTGAGCTGTAGCAAGGGTTGGTTGAGCCAACTCTTCTTTATGGAAATGAAATTGCAATGTAGAGTTTAAAACGATAATCtaaaatgtttgaaagaaaatgGGATTGAATATGATATACATAATAGCAATAGTTGAGCTGTATCTAGGG is from Palaemon carinicauda isolate YSFRI2023 chromosome 13, ASM3689809v2, whole genome shotgun sequence and encodes:
- the LOC137652561 gene encoding glutamate receptor ionotropic, kainate 2-like produces the protein MRTCAEKVKEKCNSNQISTIIDLKHRQENEADKVFKFISILDTRSTSNGNGEPDVLSESLAVTSSVLRESWMPSCTITLFIDGATSSTTVKKIIQDIGMEAEYAVYEVPREDVRSTSGDGDLFQSINQIRTSSRCMTLLLATSDEEFLKVSLEKLLKNNVVTWPTRLLVVTRLSSRQLRQSKNLLSRLNAMVIILEDYTKGRRFGVYAYIPYSHRMALVASWTEKSRLKFVEDQQLFPDKFRRFPDGGNLVAAAIRYPPHVYFQEEIDDLSPVKKYRITGTMKFLVDMIAGKVNFTYDVITPPIGSWGYGYPNGSWDGLVGMALREEVDLSIGPAVVLFNRALVIDYCDTLMVKYIRILGRRGSTEANPWSFVMPLAPSVWAATFATLLAIFVIVTILSKIMWDSMSLSPKMSISMYIRALLMQDIRERTDNIWEKLLFGAWLLTVLVLIEAYSATLFSLLALRRVPEPYHSLRAVLHDPKAIMIWFGNTAYTQFFEAAESGIFKEVYEAGQKGRITYISPQEYVGTVDRLVSRGDHVLLHPGLAMKMFLTEDFMDKGSCKFYFSREMLIPMAFSLMLPKYSPLRGPINEGIRAAVEGGLYSHWLESTMTNPKSCRNPPSKIYVNSALSLMNTWGMFVALATGYIVSLFLFCLEILQGKLTATTQ